DNA sequence from the Asticcacaulis sp. AND118 genome:
GATGTGAGTTTGCTGCGGAAGTAAATCCCTTTCGCCGCACGCGGGGAGAGGGGGTAGTTTTTCATTCCCAATTCATCTGGCGCGTCGTATCGTCCCCTCATCAACAGGGGACACCATAATGGACCGGCGTTTTTTCATAGCGGCACTGATTTCGGCAGGATGGACGACGACGGCGTCGGCCGAAAGCGACCTGTCGAAGATCATCAAGTCGGTCACGGCGTCCAAGGGTGGGCTGACCAATGCGCAGGCCGATTCCGGGTTGCGTGAAGCCTTGTCGTTGGGGGCCGCCGCTGCCGTAACGCGCGTGGGGAAAACCGACGGTTACTGGGCCGACAATCTGATCCGCATTCCGCTGCCCGATACCTTGTCCAAGGTGCAAAGAACGTTGAAGCCGCTGGGGATGTCCGGCGCGCTCGATGACGTGCACCTCAAGATGAACCGTGCCGCCGAAACCGCCGCGCCGGTGGCTAAAAGCCTGTTTGTCAATGCGATCAAGGCCCTGACCATTCAGGACGCCATCGGCATCGTCAGGGGCGGACCGACCTCAGGTACGCAGTACCTGCAAAAGACGACGACGCCGCGCCTGACGACCCTGTTCACGCCGCCGATCCAGACAGCGCTTCAAGAGACGGGGGCGGTGCAGGCGCTCGACCGCGCCATTCAGCGCAACGGCCTGAACAGCTACATCAAGAAAGAGCCGAAGGTCTATCTGAGCGAGTTTGCCGTAGGCAAGGCGCTGGGCGGCCTGTTCCACTATGTGGGCACAGAAGAAACGGCCATCCGCACCGATCCGGCCAAGCGCACCAGCGCTATCCTCAAGACGGTGTTCGGATAGTCGCCGCCCCGTTCAAATAAAAGTCTTACAATTGACGATTGAACTTGACGCAATTTGCGCAAAGTTCATTATGGCGCGCAGGGGCGAGCGTTGCCGCGCCGTATAAAATCAGACCCGGAAACGGGCTAAAATACGGGCCGCAAAGGTCTCGACAGGGAAGAAAAAGGGGGAAGCCGATGCGTCAGCGCATTGCGATGAAGTTTCATGCCGGTTTGTGCGCCGTTGTGATGGCAGCCGTGCCGTTGGGGGTATTGGCTCAGACGACTCAGGCACCGGCACCTCAAACCGTCGCCAAGCCTGCCGAGACCAAGGCGACAACTGCGGCCCCCATTCAGGCCCCGGCGGCGAGTGGGGCTGAGGAGGTGACCGACGTCACCGTCTTCCTCAAGAAAAAGAGCAGTATTCCCGAACAGAATATGCGCATCGATACGCGCCGGGCGTCATCCTGCGGCTTCTTCGGCAGCGACGGCAGCGCCGACTATATCGCGGACTATATCCGCGACACGACGGGCAGCTACGATGCCAACGATCCTAACAATTTCAGCGAAAACAGCCCCCTGGGCGAC
Encoded proteins:
- a CDS encoding DUF4197 domain-containing protein produces the protein MDRRFFIAALISAGWTTTASAESDLSKIIKSVTASKGGLTNAQADSGLREALSLGAAAAVTRVGKTDGYWADNLIRIPLPDTLSKVQRTLKPLGMSGALDDVHLKMNRAAETAAPVAKSLFVNAIKALTIQDAIGIVRGGPTSGTQYLQKTTTPRLTTLFTPPIQTALQETGAVQALDRAIQRNGLNSYIKKEPKVYLSEFAVGKALGGLFHYVGTEETAIRTDPAKRTSAILKTVFG